A stretch of the Gossypium hirsutum isolate 1008001.06 chromosome D07, Gossypium_hirsutum_v2.1, whole genome shotgun sequence genome encodes the following:
- the LOC107954256 gene encoding uncharacterized protein, with amino-acid sequence MKSQVAFTDEDECESCRLAYCWWRTATKFDECAKLKLDFPDVSILTPRLRLLRELERLALIAPDGLNELRHKLLGYRSGDFWVPIGGINKEDMDIPPVNTILLVGFSGSGKSSLINLMYSILGRSGLIPFAQTSSGSCSNYTTMYMEEHNVLRSMRSGFCVYDSRGFDYGRTREALEELSSWMSEGVHHNQLCLRYRDSKMMTDDMENDDMGSSSKFVLRRVNCVIVVANMAEIYQALKAGDLKPLEAIRQLFCCAALRNSNENPLVILTHGDLLSTEERIDGRLKICECLDISEANGVYDIVCLTEYGFLEEECDPVSAYALTEVVYRALLIADRGQLPKKRFHHRALLILLCLVRFIGVCFAFLADVCSKLGEKEKLRI; translated from the exons ATGAAAAGCCAAGTAGCTTTCACTGATGAGGACGAGTGTGAGTCATGTAGATTGGCATACTGTTGGTGGCGAACAGCTACTAAATTCGATGAATGTGCTAAGCTGAAGCTGGACTTTCCTGACGTTTCCATTCTAACGCCTAGGCTGAGACTGCTTAGAGAACTGGAGAGATTGGCTCTCATTGCACCTGATGGACTAAACGAGCTTCGCCACAAGCTTCTTGGGTATCGTTCAGGTGACTTCTGGGTACCCATTGGAGGCATCAACAAGGAAGATATGGATATTCCTCCCGTGAACACTATTCTCTTGGTGGGATTCTCTGGTTCCGGCAAGAGCTCCCTTATAAATCTTATGTACAGCATTCTTGGTCGGTCTGGCTTAATACCCTTTGCTCAAACATCATCAG GAAGTTGTTCCAATTACACAACCATGTACATGGAAGAACACAATGTCCTGAGATCAATGCGAAGCGGTTTCTGCGTTTACGATTCAAGAGGGTTCGATTATGGTAGAACAAGGGAGGCATTGGAGGAATTATCGAGTTGGATGAGTGAAGGGGTTCATCATAACCAGCTTTGCTTGAGATATCGCGACAGCAAAATGATGACAGACGATATGGAAAATGATGACATGGGATCGTCTTCGAAGTTCGTGCTGAGAAGAGTGAATTGCGTGATAGTGGTAGCTAACATGGCAGAGATTTACCAAGCTTTAAAAGCAGGCGATTTGAAGCCATTAGAGGCCATCAGACAGCTCTTCTGCTGTGCTGCTTTGCGAAACAGCA ATGAAAACCCTCTCGTGATCTTGACACACGGTGACTTGTTATCCACCGAAGAGAGGATCGATGGCAGGCTGAAGATATGCGAATGTCTGGATATATCGGAGGCCAATGGCGTTTATGACATAGTATGCCTTACAGAATACGGATTTCTCGAAGAAGAATGTGATCCAGTGTCAGCCTATGCCTTAACTGAAGTTGTGTACAGGGCACTGCTTATCGCAGATAGAGGACAGCTCCCAAAGAAAAGATTCCATCACCGGGCACTGTTGATATTACTATGCCTTGTACGTTTCATCGGTGTATGCTTTGCTTTCCTAGCTGATGTTTGTTCCAAACTTGGGGAGAAAGAGAAACTGAGGATATGA
- the LOC107954255 gene encoding importin subunit alpha-1 isoform X2 has translation MVAGLWSDDRNAQLEATTQFQKLLSIDHGPPINEVVQSGVVPRFVEFLARDDFPQLQFEAAWALTNIAAGTSDYTKVVIDHGAVPVFVKLLASPADDVREQVVWALGNVSGDSPKCRDLVLGHGALMPLLAQFNEHAKLSMLRNATWTLSNFCRGKPRASFEQTKPALPTLERLIHLNDEEVLTDACWALSYLSDGTNDKIQAVIEAGVCPRLVQLLLHPSPTVLIPALRTVGNIVTGDDMQTQCIINHQALPCLLNLLTNNYKKSIKKEACWTISNITAGNANQIQAVIDAGIIAPLVHLLQHSEFEIKKEAAWAISNATSGGSHEQIKFLVSEGCITLCDLLTCPDPRIITVCLEGLENILKVGEAQKKLGHTGEFNVYADLLNDAGGLEKIENLQSHDNNEIYEKAVKILETYWVDDEDEPLPPGDASQSGFHFGGNQLPVPSGGFSFS, from the exons ATGGTTGCTGGCCTTTGGTCAGATGACAGGAATGCCCAGCTTGAGGCGACCACTCAGTTCCAGAAGCTACTATCAATAG ATCATGGTCCTCCAATCAATGAAGTTGTACAATCAGGTGTTGTTCCTCGCTTTGTTGAGTTTCTTGCTAGGGATGACTTCCCACAGCTTCAG TTTGAGGCAGCTTGGGCTCTCACGAATATTGCCGCAGGGACGTCAGACTATACCAAAGTTGTAATTGATCATGGAGCTGTCCCTGTATTTGTTAAACTTCTTGCATCTCCAGCCGATGATGTACGCGAGCAG GTTGTTTGGGCCTTAGGAAATGTTTCCGGAGACTCACCTAAATGTCGCGACCTGGTCCTTGGTCATGGTGCCTTGATGCCACTGTTGGCACAATTCAATGAGCATGCCAAGCTTTCTATGTTGCGAAATGCTACATGGACTTTGTCAAACTTTTGCAGGGGCAAGCCACGGGCATCATTTGAGCAG ACAAAGCCAGCTTTGCCCACTCTTGAGCGTCTTATCCATTTGAACGATGAGGAAGTCCTTACAGATGCATGCTGGGCCCTGTCATATCTCTCAGATGGTACTAATGACAAAATCCAAGCTGTTATTGAAGCAGGTGTCTGCCCCCGACTCGTTCAGCTCTTGCT TCATCCATCCCCAACAGTCCTCATTCCCGCGCTTCGCACGGTTGGAAATATTGTTACTGGGGATGATATGCAGACTCAG TGTATTATAAACCACCAAGCTCTTCCATGCCTTTTGAACCTGCTGACAAATAACTACAAAAAGAGTATCAAGAAGGAAGCTTGCTGGACCATTTCAAACATCACTGCTGGAAATGCAAACCAGATACAG GCTGTAATTGACGCTGGCATTATTGCTCCTCTAGTCCATCTACTTCAACACTCTGAGTTTGAGATCAAGAAAGAAGCTGCTTGGGCAATTTCAAATGCTACATCTGGTGGCAGCCACGAACAAATAAA GTTCCTGGTGAGCGAAGGTTGCATTACATTGTGTGATCTTCTAACCTGTCCTGACCCAAGAATTATCACTGTTTGTTTAGAGGGGCTTGAAAACATTTTGAAGGTTGGTGAAGCTCAGAAAAAATTGGGTCACACCGGAGAATTCAATGTCTATGCTGACTTACTTAATGATGCTGGGGGGTTGGAAAAGATTGAAAACCTCCAAAGTCATGACAACAATGAAATCTATGAGAAGGCAGTGAAGATTCTTGAAACATATTGGGTGGACGATGAGGATGAGCCACTACCCCCTGGTGATGCTTCGCAATCTGGTTTCCATTTTGGAGGCAACCAACTTCCTGTTCCATCTGGTGGATTCAGTTTCAGTTGA
- the LOC107954257 gene encoding probable galacturonosyltransferase-like 7 isoform X1, translating into MLWVMQFSGFFSAAMLMIVLSPSFQSFPPAEAIRSSHLHAYLRLPSYQVSSSTYSPLDRFSFRKASEFGNADKCRSTDHKITGVCDPSLVHVAITLDVEYLRGSIAAVHSILQHSLCPENVFFHFLVSDTDLETLVRSTFPQLKFKAYYFDPAIVRNLISSSVRQALEQPLNYARNYLADLLEPCVRRVIYLDSDLVVVDDIAKLWSTNLGSRTIGAPEYCHANFTKYFTSSFWSAERFSGTFKGRKPCYFNTGVMVIDLVKWRRVGYTKRIERWMEIQKTDRIYELGSLPPFLLVFAGRVAPIEHRWNQHGLGGDNVRGSCRGLHPGPVSLLHWSGSGKPWDRLDSRRPCPLDALWAPYDLYRHSH; encoded by the coding sequence ATGCTTTGGGTTATGCAATTCTCTGGGTTCTTTTCAGCGGCAATGTTGATGATTGTTCTATCTCCTTCATTTCAGTCATTTCCACCAGCTGAAGCCATTAGGTCCTCTCATCTCCACGCCTACCTCCGGTTACCCTCATATCAGGTGTCCTCGTCAACGTACTCACCGCTTGACCGGTTCTCTTTTCGAAAAGCCTCGGAATTTGGCAATGCCGACAAATGTCGCTCCACCGACCATAAAATCACCGGCGTTTGCGATCCTTCTTTGGTCCACGTGGCCATCACTCTTGACGTTGAGTACCTCCGTGGCTCAATCGCCGCCGTTCACTCCATTCTCCAGCATTCTTTGTGTCCGGAGAACGTTTTCTTCCATTTCCTCGTCTCTGATACTGATTTAGAAACCCTGGTTCGGTCCACGTTCCCTCAATTGAAGTTCAAGGCTTACTATTTCGACCCCGCGATTGTACGGAACTTGATATCGTCTTCCGTTAGGCAAGCGCTTGAACAGCCGTTAAATTATGCTAGAAATTACTTAGCGGATCTGCTAGAGCCGTGCGTGCGGAGGGTGATTTATTTGGACTCTGATCTAGTTGTTGTTGACGATATCGCTAAACTATGGAGTACCAACCTAGGTTCACGGACAATCGGCGCACCGGAATATTGCCACGCCAACTTCACAAAATATTTCACGAGCAGTTTCTGGTCGGCCGAACGGTTTTCAGGGACATTCAAAGGGAGGAAGCCGTGCTATTTCAATACGGGGGTGATGGTGATAGATCTGGTGAAATGGAGGAGGGTGGGATACACGAAGCGGATCGAAAGGTGGATGGAAATCCAAAAAACCGATCGGATCTACGAGCTGGGTTCGTTGCCGCCGTTCCTGTTGGTTTTTGCGGGACGCGTGGCACCCATCGAGCATAGATGGAACCAGCATGGGTTGGGTGGGGACAACGTGAGGGGAAGTTGCCGAGGCTTGCATCCGGGTCCCGTCAGCCTCTTGCATTGGTCCGGTAGTGGCAAGCCATGGGATAGGCTTGATTCCAGACGGCCATGCCCACTCGACGCATTATGGGCACCTTACGACTTGTACCGACACTCACATTGA
- the LOC107956667 gene encoding two-component response regulator ARR2, whose protein sequence is MTYVVGIKVIATTYTVCFFNAMDGGFDGDFPAGLKVLVVDDNRTCLLVLETMLRKLSYEVTTCQLARHALALLREDKNRFDIVLCDLHMPEMDGLKLLEIIGLEMDLPVVMMSSDDGKGVIMKGIIHGACDYLVKPVQMEAVRLIWQHVVRKRQRALGDFQQLRGNIHATGRTLLLKQAKNAVDQMPARERRILKRARENDDEDEDDEDDEGELSEEVTTAKKPRVIWTQELHDIFVIAVNQLRQQAVPKKILERMQAMNVTGLSRANIASHLQKYRLHLRKGGGQPLADNRDVNLNPSIGQASSFNQFNLQFQQPTATGSSCNQLPMQNLMITPQPCTINDSVVPDSTQCFPTELSTNDLSQPNLLFQNDVPTSNVEHLYRNVGVNVSELSNPISSLDDSSVNQLIYEPSVLVRQYDQGDFFHGGFPRLETLSI, encoded by the exons ATGACGTATGTTGTGGGAATAAAAGTTATTGCTACTACTTACACTGTCTGCTTCTTTAATGCAATGGATGGTGGCTTTGATGGTGACTTTCCGGCTGGTTTGAAGGTTCTCGTTGTTGATGATAACAGGACTTGTCTCCTTGTTTTGGAAACAATGCTTCGAAAGCTTTCTTATGAAG TTACCACATGTCAGCTGGCAAGACACGCCCTTGCTTTGCTTCGAGAAGACAAGAACAGATTTGATATTGTGCTATGTGATTTACATATGCCTGAAATGGATGGACTGAAGCTTCTTGAGATCATTGGATTAGAGATGGACTTGCCAGTTGTta TGATGTCTTCGGATGATGGAAAAGGAGTTATTATGAAAGGTATAATCCATGGAGCTTGTGATTATTTGGTGAAACCAGTTCAAATGGAAGCGGTTCGACTCATTTGGCAGCATGTTGTTCGCAAGAGACAACGTGCCTTGGGAGATTTTCAGCAGCTGCGTGGGAACATTCATGCTACTGGCAGGACATTGCTATTAAAACAAGCTAAGAATGCTGTTGATCAAATGCCTGCCAGAGAGAGAAGAATCTTGAAGCGAGCAAGAGAaaatgatgatgaagatgaagatgatgaagatgaCGAGGGGGAATTATCCGAGGAAGTCACCACTGCAAAGAAGCCAAGGGTGATTTGGACACAAGAGCTCCATGACATATTTGTTATTGCTGTAAATCAACTACGTCAAC AGGCTGTTCCTAAGAAAATTTTGGAGCGTATGCAAGCTATGAATGTTACTGGTCTTTCAAGAGCAAATATTGCTAGTCATCTTCAG AAATATCGTTTGCATCTTCGAAAGGGAGGTGGTCAACCCTTGGCTGATAACAGAGATGTAAATCTAAATCCCTCCATTGGCCAAGCTTCTTCATTTAACCAGTTCAACCTCCAATTTCAACAACCCACAGCCACAGGCAGTTCCTGCAATCAACTTCCGATGCAAAATCTCATGATCACCCCACAACCATGTACCATCAATGACTCAGTCGTTCCAGATTCAACTCAATGTTTCCCAACTGAGTTGTCTACCAATGATCTCTCTCAACCAAACTTGTTATTCCAAAATGATGTTCCCACCTCAAATGTAGAACATTTGTACAGAAACGTAGGGGTTAATGTTTCTGAGCTTTCAAACCCGATTTCATCTCTGGATGATTCATCTGTCAATCAATTGATTTATGAGCCATCGGTTTTGGTTAGACAATATGATCAAGGGGACTTCTTTCATGGAGGATTTCCAAG GTTAGAGACATTGAGTATCTAA
- the LOC107954257 gene encoding probable galacturonosyltransferase-like 7 isoform X2: MFPSKSFPPAEAIRSSHLHAYLRLPSYQVSSSTYSPLDRFSFRKASEFGNADKCRSTDHKITGVCDPSLVHVAITLDVEYLRGSIAAVHSILQHSLCPENVFFHFLVSDTDLETLVRSTFPQLKFKAYYFDPAIVRNLISSSVRQALEQPLNYARNYLADLLEPCVRRVIYLDSDLVVVDDIAKLWSTNLGSRTIGAPEYCHANFTKYFTSSFWSAERFSGTFKGRKPCYFNTGVMVIDLVKWRRVGYTKRIERWMEIQKTDRIYELGSLPPFLLVFAGRVAPIEHRWNQHGLGGDNVRGSCRGLHPGPVSLLHWSGSGKPWDRLDSRRPCPLDALWAPYDLYRHSH, translated from the exons ATGTTTCCTTCAAAG TCATTTCCACCAGCTGAAGCCATTAGGTCCTCTCATCTCCACGCCTACCTCCGGTTACCCTCATATCAGGTGTCCTCGTCAACGTACTCACCGCTTGACCGGTTCTCTTTTCGAAAAGCCTCGGAATTTGGCAATGCCGACAAATGTCGCTCCACCGACCATAAAATCACCGGCGTTTGCGATCCTTCTTTGGTCCACGTGGCCATCACTCTTGACGTTGAGTACCTCCGTGGCTCAATCGCCGCCGTTCACTCCATTCTCCAGCATTCTTTGTGTCCGGAGAACGTTTTCTTCCATTTCCTCGTCTCTGATACTGATTTAGAAACCCTGGTTCGGTCCACGTTCCCTCAATTGAAGTTCAAGGCTTACTATTTCGACCCCGCGATTGTACGGAACTTGATATCGTCTTCCGTTAGGCAAGCGCTTGAACAGCCGTTAAATTATGCTAGAAATTACTTAGCGGATCTGCTAGAGCCGTGCGTGCGGAGGGTGATTTATTTGGACTCTGATCTAGTTGTTGTTGACGATATCGCTAAACTATGGAGTACCAACCTAGGTTCACGGACAATCGGCGCACCGGAATATTGCCACGCCAACTTCACAAAATATTTCACGAGCAGTTTCTGGTCGGCCGAACGGTTTTCAGGGACATTCAAAGGGAGGAAGCCGTGCTATTTCAATACGGGGGTGATGGTGATAGATCTGGTGAAATGGAGGAGGGTGGGATACACGAAGCGGATCGAAAGGTGGATGGAAATCCAAAAAACCGATCGGATCTACGAGCTGGGTTCGTTGCCGCCGTTCCTGTTGGTTTTTGCGGGACGCGTGGCACCCATCGAGCATAGATGGAACCAGCATGGGTTGGGTGGGGACAACGTGAGGGGAAGTTGCCGAGGCTTGCATCCGGGTCCCGTCAGCCTCTTGCATTGGTCCGGTAGTGGCAAGCCATGGGATAGGCTTGATTCCAGACGGCCATGCCCACTCGACGCATTATGGGCACCTTACGACTTGTACCGACACTCACATTGA
- the LOC107954255 gene encoding importin subunit alpha isoform X1 translates to MSLRPSARAEVRRNRYKVTVDAEEGRRRREDNMVEIRKNKREENLLKKRREGLLAQQQPQQQQLLSSTADSEKNLESLPAMVAGLWSDDRNAQLEATTQFQKLLSIDHGPPINEVVQSGVVPRFVEFLARDDFPQLQFEAAWALTNIAAGTSDYTKVVIDHGAVPVFVKLLASPADDVREQVVWALGNVSGDSPKCRDLVLGHGALMPLLAQFNEHAKLSMLRNATWTLSNFCRGKPRASFEQTKPALPTLERLIHLNDEEVLTDACWALSYLSDGTNDKIQAVIEAGVCPRLVQLLLHPSPTVLIPALRTVGNIVTGDDMQTQCIINHQALPCLLNLLTNNYKKSIKKEACWTISNITAGNANQIQAVIDAGIIAPLVHLLQHSEFEIKKEAAWAISNATSGGSHEQIKFLVSEGCITLCDLLTCPDPRIITVCLEGLENILKVGEAQKKLGHTGEFNVYADLLNDAGGLEKIENLQSHDNNEIYEKAVKILETYWVDDEDEPLPPGDASQSGFHFGGNQLPVPSGGFSFS, encoded by the exons ATGTCTCTAAGACCGAGCGCGAGGGCCGAGGTTCGAAGGAACAGGTACAAGGTGACGGTTGATGCGGAGGAAGGTCGCCGGAGGAGAGAAGACAACATGGTTGAGATTCGAAAGAACAAGAGAGAAGAGAACCTTCTTAAGAAACGCCGCGAAGGACTTCTCGCTCAACAACAACCGCAGCAACAACAGTTGCTCTCTTCAACTGCCGATTCCGAGAAAAAT TTAGAAAGTCTTCCGGCTATGGTTGCTGGCCTTTGGTCAGATGACAGGAATGCCCAGCTTGAGGCGACCACTCAGTTCCAGAAGCTACTATCAATAG ATCATGGTCCTCCAATCAATGAAGTTGTACAATCAGGTGTTGTTCCTCGCTTTGTTGAGTTTCTTGCTAGGGATGACTTCCCACAGCTTCAG TTTGAGGCAGCTTGGGCTCTCACGAATATTGCCGCAGGGACGTCAGACTATACCAAAGTTGTAATTGATCATGGAGCTGTCCCTGTATTTGTTAAACTTCTTGCATCTCCAGCCGATGATGTACGCGAGCAG GTTGTTTGGGCCTTAGGAAATGTTTCCGGAGACTCACCTAAATGTCGCGACCTGGTCCTTGGTCATGGTGCCTTGATGCCACTGTTGGCACAATTCAATGAGCATGCCAAGCTTTCTATGTTGCGAAATGCTACATGGACTTTGTCAAACTTTTGCAGGGGCAAGCCACGGGCATCATTTGAGCAG ACAAAGCCAGCTTTGCCCACTCTTGAGCGTCTTATCCATTTGAACGATGAGGAAGTCCTTACAGATGCATGCTGGGCCCTGTCATATCTCTCAGATGGTACTAATGACAAAATCCAAGCTGTTATTGAAGCAGGTGTCTGCCCCCGACTCGTTCAGCTCTTGCT TCATCCATCCCCAACAGTCCTCATTCCCGCGCTTCGCACGGTTGGAAATATTGTTACTGGGGATGATATGCAGACTCAG TGTATTATAAACCACCAAGCTCTTCCATGCCTTTTGAACCTGCTGACAAATAACTACAAAAAGAGTATCAAGAAGGAAGCTTGCTGGACCATTTCAAACATCACTGCTGGAAATGCAAACCAGATACAG GCTGTAATTGACGCTGGCATTATTGCTCCTCTAGTCCATCTACTTCAACACTCTGAGTTTGAGATCAAGAAAGAAGCTGCTTGGGCAATTTCAAATGCTACATCTGGTGGCAGCCACGAACAAATAAA GTTCCTGGTGAGCGAAGGTTGCATTACATTGTGTGATCTTCTAACCTGTCCTGACCCAAGAATTATCACTGTTTGTTTAGAGGGGCTTGAAAACATTTTGAAGGTTGGTGAAGCTCAGAAAAAATTGGGTCACACCGGAGAATTCAATGTCTATGCTGACTTACTTAATGATGCTGGGGGGTTGGAAAAGATTGAAAACCTCCAAAGTCATGACAACAATGAAATCTATGAGAAGGCAGTGAAGATTCTTGAAACATATTGGGTGGACGATGAGGATGAGCCACTACCCCCTGGTGATGCTTCGCAATCTGGTTTCCATTTTGGAGGCAACCAACTTCCTGTTCCATCTGGTGGATTCAGTTTCAGTTGA